GGGCGAAAAGCCCGTGGTGACCCTGAACTACCTGGTGGATCTGCTCGGTGCGTCGGAAGCGACGGTCCGGCGTGACATCAACGTACTGCACAAACAGGGCAAGCTGAAAAAGGTGCGCGGGGGAGCAGAGTCTCTGCATCCGCCGACCAGTCCCAATCTGGCGGGGCGGCCTTTCTCGGTGAATCAGACCATCAATGCCCGAGCCAAGCGTGCTATCGCCCGGCTGGCAGCGACCCTGTGCAAAGAGGGCGACTCGATCATCATCAATGGCGGGACGACCACCTTCTTTATGGCTGAACACCTGAAGAACAGTCACCTGCATGTGCTGACCAATTCCTTTGTGATTGCCGAGTACCTGCTGAAAAACAGTAAATGCGGTGTGACCCTGCCCGGCGGCACGGTGTACCGGGAGCAAAACATCATTCTGAGCCCGTTCCCCAGAGATGTGTCGTCGCAGTTTTACGCTTCACTGCTGTTTATCGGCGCCCAGGGGGTGGGTCCGCTGGGCGTTATGGAAACCGATCCGCAGATCGTGCAGGCCGAAACCAAGCTGCTCGAACAGGCGGAACAACGGGTGTTGCTGGTGGACAGCAGCAAGTTTGGCAATCGCAGCAGTCTGATCGTATGCCCGCTGAACAAGATC
This Pokkaliibacter sp. MBI-7 DNA region includes the following protein-coding sequences:
- a CDS encoding DeoR/GlpR family DNA-binding transcription regulator is translated as MHEVERHRIILSEVGEKPVVTLNYLVDLLGASEATVRRDINVLHKQGKLKKVRGGAESLHPPTSPNLAGRPFSVNQTINARAKRAIARLAATLCKEGDSIIINGGTTTFFMAEHLKNSHLHVLTNSFVIAEYLLKNSKCGVTLPGGTVYREQNIILSPFPRDVSSQFYASLLFIGAQGVGPLGVMETDPQIVQAETKLLEQAEQRVLLVDSSKFGNRSSLIVCPLNKIDIVITDDGIDQKSRKMIEDAGCKLMIATMETSASTTLAETAGETD